DNA sequence from the Clostridia bacterium genome:
ACAGGCCGAGAAAGGCTATTCGATGCAAGCACAGAGGACGGAATGTGTGAATAAAGCCATAGAAATGGGGTGCAGTATAGAGAATATCCATATATTCGGTGATGATGGAATATCAGGAGCGATTTTGGAAAGACCTCAATTAATGGCTGCTCTTAATATGTTAAAAAGAAGAAGTAATGATATAAGATTTTTCATATGCTATGATTCCAGCAGGCTGTCCAGGAATGCTGCCCACCAGCTCATAATTGTCGATGAGATAAAAAAGAGAGAAGTACAGCTGGTATTTATAAAGAACAACTATCAGGACAATGCGGAAGGCCGTTTTCAGCTAACAGTCATGGCAGCAGTTGATGAATATGAAAGAGCAAGATTGAGACTCAGGACAGAGATGGGAAAAAGGGTAAAAGCAAGTCAGCATAAGCTAACTCACAATCCTGGCCTTTATGGTTATGACTTCGATCCAAAGACAGATACTTTGAGTATAAACGAGGAACATGCGAAGAATTTGAAACTCATGTTTGAGCTTCTTATTGATGAATTCATGGGGCCGGCAGAAATTGCAGAAAAGTTTAATGAGTCTGATATACCAAGTCCAAGAATGAAGCTATGGAATCGGGTTACAGTGAGGAGAATACTTTCTAATCCATCATATTTGGGTATATTATATATAAGAAGATATGACACCAGAGACTGTCATTTGAATAAGTTCAAAAAGAAGGGTGAAAAAATAAAAGTCAAAGAAAAGCCGCAATGCGAGTGGGTCCCTATACAAATACCTCAGATAATTGACAATAATACTTGGGAAAGAGCGCAGAATGCATTA
Encoded proteins:
- a CDS encoding recombinase family protein — protein: MQAQRTECVNKAIEMGCSIENIHIFGDDGISGAILERPQLMAALNMLKRRSNDIRFFICYDSSRLSRNAAHQLIIVDEIKKREVQLVFIKNNYQDNAEGRFQLTVMAAVDEYERARLRLRTEMGKRVKASQHKLTHNPGLYGYDFDPKTDTLSINEEHAKNLKLMFELLIDEFMGPAEIAEKFNESDIPSPRMKLWNRVTVRRILSNPSYLGILYIRRYDTRDCHLNKFKKKGEKIKVKEKPQCEWVPIQIPQIIDNNTWERAQNALKKSKLICKKNKSVDFLLTPLLRCGICGSAMNGKSISKGEDCYRYYICAGKYKDEKEKKCEAMLVKADEIEKAVWKSIYASIKSFIIKELDSENLIGRYMSNKGNDSKNIIIKKEKAKNENERIKIMFQKGYLDEEEMLKKLDGIKKRIARLDAEAAPKGEHQAEFLEMVKKSFSKENLPYVLEEMLNKLDNKGRSHILGLLVSEITVTGKTVLIKGSPYGFPSDTTLVGDVPESYITVPENEIPNYTPINDPFDSK